A single Polyodon spathula isolate WHYD16114869_AA chromosome 6, ASM1765450v1, whole genome shotgun sequence DNA region contains:
- the LOC121317577 gene encoding histone deacetylase 2 isoform X1, with amino-acid sequence MAYTHQGGTKKKVCYYYDGDIGNYYYGQGHPMKPHRIRMTHNLLLNYGLYRKMEIYRPHKATAEEMTKYHSDDYIKFLRSIRSENMSEYSKQMQRFNVGEDCPVFDGLFEFCQLSTGGSAAGAVKLNRQQTDIAVNWAGGLHHAKKSEASGFCYVNDIVLAILELLKYHQRVLYIDIDIHHGDGVEEAFYTTDRVMTVSFHKYGEYFPGTGDLRDIGAGKGKYYAVNYPLRDGIDDESYELIFKPVLSKVMEMFQPSAVVLQCGADSLSGDRLGCFNLTIKGHAKCVEYMKTFNLPLLMLGGGGYTIRNVARCWTYETAVALDSEIPNELPYNDYFEYFGPDFKLHISPSNMTNQNTQEYLDKIKQRLFENLRMLPHAPGVQMQAIPEDAIADDSGEEDEEDPDKRISIRASDKRIACDEEFSDSEDEGEGGRRNVANHKKSAKRARVDEDKKETEDKKAEVKEEDKSKDSGSEKADDKSIKTEQPSNP; translated from the exons ATGGCGTACACGCATCAAGGAGGCACTAAGAAAAAAGTCTGCTACTACTACGATG gTGACATTGGAAACTACTACTATGGACAGGGTCACCCTATGAAACCTCACAGAATACGCATGACTCACAACCTCCTGTTAAACTATGGCCTTTACAGAAAAATGGAGATATAC aGACCACACAAAGCTACAGCAGAAGAAATGACAAAGTACCACAGTGATGATTACATAAAATTCCTCCGATCCATAAGATCAGAAAATATGTCTGAATACAGCAAACAGATGCAAAGAT TTAACGTTGGTGAAGACTGTCCTGTGTTCGATGGATTGTTTGAGTTTTGCCAGTTGTCCACTGGTGGCTCTGCTG CCGGAGCAGTGAAATTGAACAGGCAGCAGACTGATATTGCCGTCAACTGGGCTGGAGGACTTCACCATGCTAAGAAGTCTGAGGCTTCAGGTTTTTGCTATGTGAATGATATTGTCCTTGCCATCCTCGAGCTACTCAA ATATCATCAGAGAGTGTTGTACATTGATATTGACATTCATCACGGGGATGGTGTTGAAGAAGCATTCTATACAACAGACCGTGTTATGACAGTTTCGTTCCATAAATATGGCGAATACTTCCCCGGCACTGGTGACCTGCGG GATATTGGTGCAGGGAAGGGCAAATACTATGCTGTCAACTATCCACTGAGGGATGGTATAGATGACGAATCCTATGAACTGATTTTCAAACCT GTATTGTCAAAAGTTATGGAAATGTTCCAGCCCAGTGCTGTGGTGCTGCAGTGTGGAGCAGATTCGCTATCTGGAGATAGGCTTGGATGCTTCAATCTCACAATTAAAG GTCATGCTAAATGTGTCGAGTATATGAAGACTTTCAACCTGCCTCTGCTGATGTTGGGAGGAGGGGGCTACACAATTCGAAATGTTGCTCGGTGTTGGACATATGAGACCGCTGTAGCACTAGATTCAGAAATTCCTAACG AACTTCCCTACAATGATTATTTTGAATACTTCGGACCAGATTTTAAGTTGCACATCAGTCCTTCCAACATGACAAACCAGAACACCCAAGAGTATTTGGACAAGATCAA GCAGCGCTTGTTTGAGAACCTGCGCATGCTGCCCCATGCCCCAGGAGTTCAGATGCAGGCTATTCCAGAGGACGCCATTGCAGATGACAGTGGAGAAGAGGATGAGGAAGACCCAGACAAACGCATTTCAA tCCGTGCATCTGATAAAAGGATAGCCTGTGATGAAGAGTTTTCTGACTCGGAAGATGAAGGAGAAGGTGGAAGGAGAAATGTTGCAAATCACAAGAAAAGTGCAAAAAGGGCTCGAGTAGATGAAGACAAGAAGGAAACAGAAGACAAGAAAGCCG aaGTGAAAGAGGAAGATAAATCTAAAGATAGCGGCTCAGAAAAGGCTGATGACAAAAG CATTAAGACTGAGCAGCCCAGTAATCCTTGA
- the LOC121317577 gene encoding histone deacetylase 2 isoform X2 encodes MHKYYLCRSHGDIGNYYYGQGHPMKPHRIRMTHNLLLNYGLYRKMEIYRPHKATAEEMTKYHSDDYIKFLRSIRSENMSEYSKQMQRFNVGEDCPVFDGLFEFCQLSTGGSAAGAVKLNRQQTDIAVNWAGGLHHAKKSEASGFCYVNDIVLAILELLKYHQRVLYIDIDIHHGDGVEEAFYTTDRVMTVSFHKYGEYFPGTGDLRDIGAGKGKYYAVNYPLRDGIDDESYELIFKPVLSKVMEMFQPSAVVLQCGADSLSGDRLGCFNLTIKGHAKCVEYMKTFNLPLLMLGGGGYTIRNVARCWTYETAVALDSEIPNELPYNDYFEYFGPDFKLHISPSNMTNQNTQEYLDKIKQRLFENLRMLPHAPGVQMQAIPEDAIADDSGEEDEEDPDKRISIRASDKRIACDEEFSDSEDEGEGGRRNVANHKKSAKRARVDEDKKETEDKKAEVKEEDKSKDSGSEKADDKSIKTEQPSNP; translated from the exons ATGCATAAATACTACCTCTGTAGGTCACATG gTGACATTGGAAACTACTACTATGGACAGGGTCACCCTATGAAACCTCACAGAATACGCATGACTCACAACCTCCTGTTAAACTATGGCCTTTACAGAAAAATGGAGATATAC aGACCACACAAAGCTACAGCAGAAGAAATGACAAAGTACCACAGTGATGATTACATAAAATTCCTCCGATCCATAAGATCAGAAAATATGTCTGAATACAGCAAACAGATGCAAAGAT TTAACGTTGGTGAAGACTGTCCTGTGTTCGATGGATTGTTTGAGTTTTGCCAGTTGTCCACTGGTGGCTCTGCTG CCGGAGCAGTGAAATTGAACAGGCAGCAGACTGATATTGCCGTCAACTGGGCTGGAGGACTTCACCATGCTAAGAAGTCTGAGGCTTCAGGTTTTTGCTATGTGAATGATATTGTCCTTGCCATCCTCGAGCTACTCAA ATATCATCAGAGAGTGTTGTACATTGATATTGACATTCATCACGGGGATGGTGTTGAAGAAGCATTCTATACAACAGACCGTGTTATGACAGTTTCGTTCCATAAATATGGCGAATACTTCCCCGGCACTGGTGACCTGCGG GATATTGGTGCAGGGAAGGGCAAATACTATGCTGTCAACTATCCACTGAGGGATGGTATAGATGACGAATCCTATGAACTGATTTTCAAACCT GTATTGTCAAAAGTTATGGAAATGTTCCAGCCCAGTGCTGTGGTGCTGCAGTGTGGAGCAGATTCGCTATCTGGAGATAGGCTTGGATGCTTCAATCTCACAATTAAAG GTCATGCTAAATGTGTCGAGTATATGAAGACTTTCAACCTGCCTCTGCTGATGTTGGGAGGAGGGGGCTACACAATTCGAAATGTTGCTCGGTGTTGGACATATGAGACCGCTGTAGCACTAGATTCAGAAATTCCTAACG AACTTCCCTACAATGATTATTTTGAATACTTCGGACCAGATTTTAAGTTGCACATCAGTCCTTCCAACATGACAAACCAGAACACCCAAGAGTATTTGGACAAGATCAA GCAGCGCTTGTTTGAGAACCTGCGCATGCTGCCCCATGCCCCAGGAGTTCAGATGCAGGCTATTCCAGAGGACGCCATTGCAGATGACAGTGGAGAAGAGGATGAGGAAGACCCAGACAAACGCATTTCAA tCCGTGCATCTGATAAAAGGATAGCCTGTGATGAAGAGTTTTCTGACTCGGAAGATGAAGGAGAAGGTGGAAGGAGAAATGTTGCAAATCACAAGAAAAGTGCAAAAAGGGCTCGAGTAGATGAAGACAAGAAGGAAACAGAAGACAAGAAAGCCG aaGTGAAAGAGGAAGATAAATCTAAAGATAGCGGCTCAGAAAAGGCTGATGACAAAAG CATTAAGACTGAGCAGCCCAGTAATCCTTGA
- the LOC121316604 gene encoding heparan sulfate glucosamine 3-O-sulfotransferase 5-like, with amino-acid sequence MLFKQQALLRQKLFVLGSLAIGSLLYLVTRVGSLDRPQPICPIEGRSDQTHIPEQIPLRTLQFKRGLLHELRKGNATTEQIRLHNLVRQLPQAIIIGVRKGGTRALLEMLNLHPAVVKASQEVHFFDNDPNYAKGIEWYRGKMPFSHPHQITIEKSPAYFITEEVPERIFKMNSSIKLLLIVREPTTRAVSDYTQVLEGKERKNKTYYKFEKLAIDSNTCEVNTKYKAVRTSIYTKHLEKWLKYFPVEQFHIVDGDRLITDPLPELQLVEQFLNLPTRISQYNLYFNATRGFYCLRFNIVFNKCLAGSKGRIHPDVDPSVVTKLRKFFHPFNQKFYQIIGRTFNWP; translated from the exons ATGCTATTCAAACAGCAGGCGTTGCTGAGACAGAAGCTCTTTGTGCTAGGCAGCCTTGCTATTGGAAGTCTCCTGTATCTAGTCACCAGAGTTGGGAGCTTGGATAG GCCTCAGCCTATTTGCCCCATAGAAGGTCGATCAGATCAGACCCACATCCCTGAGCAAATCCCCCTGCGCACCCTACAGTTCAAGCGTGGCCTGCTGCACGAGCTTAGGAAAGGCAACGCCACGACAGAACAGATTCGACTTCACAACCTGGTCCGGCAGCTCCCACAAGCAATCATCATCGGAGTGCGGAAAGGGGGCACCAGAGCCCTGCTGGAGATGCTGAACCTGCACCCAGCCGTGGTCAAAGCCTCCCAGGAGGTCCACTTCTTTGATAATGACCCCAACTACGCCAAGGGCATCGAATGGTACAGAGGGAAGATGCCCTTTTCTCACCCGCATCAAATCACCATAGAGAAAAGCCCTGCCTACTTCATCACCGAGGAAGTCCCAGAACGAATCTTTAAAATGAACTCGTCCATCAAACTGCTTCTTATCGTGCGGGAGCCCACGACCAGAGCCGTTTCTGATTACACtcaagtgctggagggcaaggaaagGAAGAATAAGACCTACTACAAATTTGAGAAGTTAGCCATCGACTCCAACACCTGTGAGGTCAACACGAAGTACAAGGCAGTGCGCACCAgcatttacacaaaacatttaGAGAAGTGGCTCAAATACTTTCCCGTCGAACAGTTTCATATCGTGGACGGAGACCGGCTCATAACGGATCCCTTGCCAGAGCTTCAGCTTGTGGAACAATTCTTAAATCTCCCAACAAGGATTAGTCAGTATAACTTGTACTTCAATGCCACCAGAGGGTTTTACTGCTTGCGAtttaacattgtctttaacaAGTGCCTGGCAGGTAGCAAAGGGCGAATACACCCAGATGTGGATCCCTCTGTTGTTACCAAACTGCGCAAGTTTTTTCACCCTTTTAATCAGAAATTTTATCAGATCATTGGAAGAACATTTAAttggccatga